One stretch of Tachysurus fulvidraco isolate hzauxx_2018 chromosome 12, HZAU_PFXX_2.0, whole genome shotgun sequence DNA includes these proteins:
- the LOC125138375 gene encoding cyclin-dependent kinase 2-interacting protein isoform X2, whose translation MEDATTPGRKGNLTGSARKLKDNAADWHNLILKWDRLCDEGSTIATKIVNFRLSKESVKEPEVMMEGQISAAAERSAYYSNPELEEECTKLQNVVDKMAHILSKMERMVSVEKGICELETFQYGEKGRPKPLFHTWFTNHFAEVSSELYEAYKQELALKSTILREVAHTTNPDLCMVYLSCWLYQPYIQDNTKLVLESLLMETGYRAV comes from the exons ATGGAGG ATGCCACAACCCCTGGAAGAAAAGGCAACTTAACAGGAAGTGCCAGAAAACTGAAGGATAACGCAGCAGACTGGCATAATTTAATCCTGAAATGGGATCGTCTGTGTGACGAAGGATCTACCATCGCAACCAAAATAGTCAACTTCAGACTGAGCAAAGA GTCTGTGAAGGAGCCTGAGGTTATGATGGAGGGCCAGATTTCAGCTGCTGCAGAAAGAAGTGCATATTATAGCAACCCAGAGCTAGAGGAGGAATGCACCAAACTACAGAATGTTGTAGACAAAATG gcCCACATTCTGTCTAAAATGGAAAGAATGGTGTCTGTTGAGAAGGGGATATGTGAACTGGAGACATTTCAGTATGGAGAGAAAGGAAGACCAAAACCACTGTTTCACACTTGGTTTACAAATCATTTTG CTGAAGTGTCTTCTGAGCTTTATGAGGCGTACAAGCAGGAGCTGGCCCTTAAGAGCACCATATTACGGGAAGTGGCCCACACAACAAACCCAGATCTCTGCATGGTGTATCTGTCCTGTTGGCTCTATCAACCCTACATCCAGGATAACACCAAACTTGTCCTAGAGAGCTTACTGATGGAGACTGGCTACAGAGctgtctaa
- the LOC125138375 gene encoding cyclin-dependent kinase 2-interacting protein isoform X1: protein MEDATTPGRKGNLTGSARKLKDNAADWHNLILKWDRLCDEGSTIATKIVNFRLSKDRSVKEPEVMMEGQISAAAERSAYYSNPELEEECTKLQNVVDKMAHILSKMERMVSVEKGICELETFQYGEKGRPKPLFHTWFTNHFAEVSSELYEAYKQELALKSTILREVAHTTNPDLCMVYLSCWLYQPYIQDNTKLVLESLLMETGYRAV, encoded by the exons ATGGAGG ATGCCACAACCCCTGGAAGAAAAGGCAACTTAACAGGAAGTGCCAGAAAACTGAAGGATAACGCAGCAGACTGGCATAATTTAATCCTGAAATGGGATCGTCTGTGTGACGAAGGATCTACCATCGCAACCAAAATAGTCAACTTCAGACTGAGCAAAGA CAGGTCTGTGAAGGAGCCTGAGGTTATGATGGAGGGCCAGATTTCAGCTGCTGCAGAAAGAAGTGCATATTATAGCAACCCAGAGCTAGAGGAGGAATGCACCAAACTACAGAATGTTGTAGACAAAATG gcCCACATTCTGTCTAAAATGGAAAGAATGGTGTCTGTTGAGAAGGGGATATGTGAACTGGAGACATTTCAGTATGGAGAGAAAGGAAGACCAAAACCACTGTTTCACACTTGGTTTACAAATCATTTTG CTGAAGTGTCTTCTGAGCTTTATGAGGCGTACAAGCAGGAGCTGGCCCTTAAGAGCACCATATTACGGGAAGTGGCCCACACAACAAACCCAGATCTCTGCATGGTGTATCTGTCCTGTTGGCTCTATCAACCCTACATCCAGGATAACACCAAACTTGTCCTAGAGAGCTTACTGATGGAGACTGGCTACAGAGctgtctaa
- the adprs gene encoding ADP-ribosylhydrolase ARH3: MSGAARLAAAGASVSQLSRFCGSLVASVVGDCVGGEFEGAEDVPLDRVLQHLSGLEDETRGDGILQYSDDTAMMRCVAQSLLTRMGFDEQDMARRFAKEYSLAPGRGYGAGVVQVLRKLASPQLSDVFQPARAQFGGRGSFGNGGAMRAAPIALVFRNIADVRKYAGFGAMLTHSCSLGYNGAVLQALAVHLSLQGDLALPQNFINKLILEMEEVEKDETARSDAKVLNLVEFPYCARLHRVKELMEKNSVSIEEVILELGNGIAALESVPTAIFCVLHCLEPREGLPEHYGGLERTIAYSLALGGDTDTIACMAGAIAGAHYGISAIPQSWLKRCEGAEEAHHLAERLYKLYVTQTEEVRVTTSDADQPRDSHPSEKY; encoded by the exons ATGTCAGGAGCAGCACGGTTAGCTGCAGCAGGAGCTTCGGTGTCGCAGCTGTCGCGGTTCTGCGGCTCTCTGGTCGCTTCAGTGGTCGGTGATTGTGTAGGCGGTGAGTTTGAAGGAGCTGAAGATGTTCCACTAGACCGAGTTCTTCAGCATCTGAGTGGACTGGAGGATGAAACCCGGGGTGACG GTATACTGCAGTACAGTGATGACACAGCCATGATGCGCTGCGTTGCCCAGTCACTTCTTACCAGGATGGGATTTGACGAACAAGACATGGCTCGCAG ATTTGCAAAGGAGTATAGCCTTGCTCCAGGTCGTGGCTACGGAGCAGGCGTGGTTCAGGTTCTGCGAAAGCTTGCGTCGCCTCAGCTCAGTGACGTCTTTCAGCCAGCACGTGCTCAGTTCGGTGGACGAGGCTCATTTGGGAACGGAGGAGCAATGAGAGCTGCACCCATTGCTCTTGTCTTCAGAAATATCGCTGATGTGAGAAAG TATGCAGGGTTTGGTGCAATGCTCACCCACTCCTGCTCTCTGGGCTACAATGGTGCTGTGCTGCAGGCTCTCGCAGTTCACTTGTCGCTGCAAGGTGATCTGGCCTTACCACAAAACTTCATTAATAAACTTATTTTGGAAATGGAGGAAGTGGAGAAAGACGAGACAGCCCGCAGCGACGCCAAAGT GCTTAATTTAGTTGAGTTTCCATATTGTGCACGTTTGCACAGAGTCAAGGAGCTCATGGAGAAGAATAGCGTGAGCATTGAGGAGGTCATTTTAGAACTTG GGAATGGCATTGCAGCCCTTGAGTCTGTGCCCACAGCTATCTTCTGCGTGCTGCACTGTTTAGAGCCTCGGGAGGGTCTGCCAGAGCATTATGGTGGCCTGGAGAGGACAATAGCTTACAGCTTAGCCTTGGGAGGTGACACCGACACCATCGCATGCATGGCAGGTGCAATTGCAGGTGCCCACTATGGCATAAGTGCCATTCCTCAGAGTTGGCTGAAGCGCTGCGAGGGTGCAGAGGAAGCTCATCATCTGGCTGAGCGTCTTTACAAACTCTACGTCACGCAGACAGAGGAAGTCAGGGTGACTACGAGTGACGCCGATCAGCCACGAGACAGCCATCCATCTGAAAAATACTGA
- the LOC125146068 gene encoding uncharacterized protein LOC125146068, with product MDVEDELISELLQWMEKQEEYAELLMKLAKELEGMTEVMTVGQLVGNTAAVVGSAVLVGTGIATLLTGGLAAPLLVTATAGVTAGVGTVTSVTCKLLESWKSSKTMKNAEKTAGEVEKIWKHIESLQEQLSEECELTNDFNEVQCEITARILRAMAKRNGRDLPQSRLTYLLRNDHTNFHTQQSFFQSNVLVMGGITLLLLIGFYDILLKTASRKGAKHVPRFLITEVITALSSKTWKTLLKGTSQVAGGAIGLVLSLPDLIDNCVTLFKHKNQTEASKYLRNKACEICDAVKKIKKQLTELQEMLNEIPETECHIDLATEMCGNQRYTRGIISVESKKTKKQKGGKKEFFFLSTKDMCETKSGDTSKQKSAVHSNNNKKQEGNDSGEKGKEEENRGKKSRLPTITMSNVRSLPNKMEDIEEMVEDPELFASDMMFFTETWLNNNSPPISLDGYDSVQLNRDPALTQKRRGGGMIVFVNKAWAKEVQVKNLRMTRDCELMVVSIIPHNHDDPPFIYIYVYAPGPNFKIAAIDIAGFFYDALEIWPNSHVFLLGDFNRCDMTPFLGTLDQYITCPTRYNNTLDLCYGNVPGVYRSVCRPPLGRSDHNVIHLIPKDHNDSPKDGDCKHDHTKPSKQ from the exons ATGGATGTGGAAGACGAACTGATCAGTGAGCTACTCCAATGGATGGAGAAGCAGGAGGAATATGCGGAACTTCTCATGAAATTGGCAAAAGAACTGGAGGGCATGACGGAAGTTATGACTGTCGGCCAGTTGGTGGGAAACACAGCAGCAGTGGTTGGGTCTGCTGTCCTGGTAGGAACAGGCATTGCAACTTTGCTGACAGGAGGCCTGGCTGCACCCTTGCTGGTCACAGCAACAGCAGGTGTTACAGCTGGAGTTGGTACTGTAACCAGTGTTACTTGTAAGCTCTTAGAGAGTTGGAAATCCagtaaaacaatgaaaaatgcAGAGAAGACTGCTGGGGAAGTTGAAAAGATTTGGAAGCATATTGAAAGTCTCCAGGAACAACTATCAGAGGAGTGTGAATTGACTAATGACTTCAATGAAGTGCAGTGTGAAATCACAGCAAGAATCTTAAGAGCCATGGCCAAACGGAATGGGAGAGATCTGCCCCAAAGTCGCCTAACTTACCTCTTGAGAAATGATCACACGAATTTTCATACACAGCAATCGTTTTTTCAGAGCAATGTGTTAGTCATGGGTGGCATTACTTTGCTACTATTAATTGGATTTTACGACATCCTTCTAAAAACAGCATCTAGAAAAGGAGCAAAACATGTTCCACGTTTTCTGATTACTGAAGTTATAACTGCTCTTTCATCGAAAACATGGAAAACTTTGTTAAAAGGAACAAGCCAG GTCGCAGGAGGAGCCATCGGCCTGGTGCTCTCACTTCCTGATCTGATTGACAACTGTGTAACATTGTTTAAGCACAAAAATCAGACAGAAGCTAGCAAATATCTGAGGAACAAAGCATGTGAAATTTGTGATGctgtcaaaaaaattaaaaagcaattGACTGAATTGCA AGAGATGCTCAATGAAATCCCTGAAACTGAGTGTCACATTGATTTGGCTACAGAGATGTGTGGCAACCAAAGATACACAAGAGGCATCATTTCCGTGGAGTCTAAAAAGACCAAAAAgcagaaggggggaaaaaaggagttTTTCTTCCTATCCACAAAAGACATGTGTGAAACCAAGTCTGGTGACACAAGTAAACAGAAATCAGCTGTCCAttcaaataacaacaaaaaacaggagGGGAATGATTCTggagaaaaagggaaagaagaggaaaataGAGGAAAGAAATCTCGCCTTCCTACAATAACCATGTCCAACGTGCGTTCTCTTCCAAACAAAATGGAGGATATTGAAGAAATGGTGGAGGATCCTGAATTATTTGCCAGTGACATGATGTTCTTCACAGAGACATGGTTAAATAACAACTCACCCCCAATCAGCTTGGATGGATATGATTCTGTCCAGCTCAATCGCGATCCAGCGCTTACTCAAAAACGTAGAGGAGGGGGAATGATCGTTTTTGTAAATAAGGCCTGGGCGAAAGAAGTGCAGGTGAAAAACCTCAGGATGACCCGAGACTGTGAGTTAATGGTTGTGTCCATTATACCACACAACCATGATGATCCACCATTTATCTACATCTATGTTTATGCACCAGGGCCTAACTTTAAGATAGCTGCCATAGACATAGCTGGTTTTTTCTATGATGCTCTGGAGATATGGCCGAAtagtcatgtttttttgttgggtGATTTCAACAGGTGTGACATGACTCCTTTCTTGGGTACCCTGGATCAATACATCACATGTCCAACCAGATACAATAACACCCTGGATTTGTGTTATGGAAATGTGCCTGGGGTTTATAGAAGTGTTTGCAGACCCCCACTTGGCCGGTCAGACCATAATGTTATTCATCTGATTCCTAAAGATCATAATGACTCTCCCAAAGATGGGGATTGTAAACATGACCATACCAAACCCAGTAAGCAATGA